One window of Bacilli bacterium genomic DNA carries:
- a CDS encoding GNAT family N-acetyltransferase: MAEFFAKNIYIRFLTFEDSQALYEMRCKNKEFLQPFEPRRDPSFFTLEEQQRQIMRNLNDMQSDRAFLFGVFLRETKQLIGRIALTNIVRGPVQTADLGYFISEEHNGKGFATEAVKLVLKFAFTRAKLHRVQASAMPRNPASNRVLKKAGFQFEGVARKLIQINGIWEDHNQYAMIAEDYYMEVFKMNVAIKRIYDEPAANDGLRILVDRLWPRGVSKQKAQIAEWMKEIAPSGELREWFGHIPERFDEFRQKYVHELETDPARKQLCEKLLRLAAQGPVTLVYGAKDERHNQAVVLKQWLEAKLSKGEWQ, translated from the coding sequence TTGGCCGAATTTTTTGCCAAAAATATCTACATTCGTTTTCTAACCTTTGAGGACAGCCAGGCGCTGTATGAAATGCGGTGCAAAAACAAGGAATTTTTGCAGCCGTTCGAACCGCGCCGCGACCCAAGCTTTTTTACGCTGGAAGAACAACAGCGGCAAATTATGCGCAATCTGAACGATATGCAATCGGACCGGGCCTTTCTGTTCGGCGTTTTTCTCCGCGAAACCAAACAACTGATTGGCAGGATCGCGCTTACCAACATTGTCAGGGGACCGGTACAGACCGCGGACCTCGGGTACTTTATCAGCGAGGAACACAATGGCAAGGGCTTTGCCACGGAAGCGGTCAAACTTGTTTTGAAATTCGCCTTCACAAGGGCGAAGCTGCATCGCGTGCAAGCCTCAGCCATGCCGCGCAACCCGGCTTCGAACCGCGTGTTGAAGAAGGCGGGCTTTCAATTTGAAGGAGTGGCCAGGAAGCTTATCCAAATCAACGGAATCTGGGAAGATCATAACCAATACGCAATGATTGCGGAAGACTACTATATGGAAGTGTTTAAAATGAACGTTGCGATCAAACGCATATACGACGAACCCGCGGCAAACGACGGTTTGCGCATTTTGGTGGATCGCCTTTGGCCGCGGGGCGTTTCCAAACAAAAAGCGCAGATTGCCGAATGGATGAAAGAAATCGCGCCAAGCGGCGAGCTGCGGGAATGGTTTGGGCATATCCCTGAGCGGTTTGACGAATTCCGGCAAAAATATGTGCACGAACTGGAAACCGACCCGGCGCGCAAGCAATTGTGCGAAAAGCTTTTGCGGCTTGCGGCGCAAGGACCGGTGACATTGGTGTACGGCGCGAAAGATGAACGGCACAATCAGGCGGTCGTGCTGAAACAATGGCTGGAAGCCAAACTTTCCAAAGGAGAATGGCAATGA
- a CDS encoding MFS transporter: protein MKKFGPINQIKIFTFTYYGSILLLNGFLPLYLQFRGFDMAQIGILMSIGPFISVIANPFWGFVSDRYQNTRSLIMFMMAADLAIMTAVMFSNGFMMAAAILVVFYFFQTALSPLNTSLILQVIDGTGVKFGNIRLWGSLGYAVLAITSGPIMQYVGIGNFGWVFIVFMFVAILLSTGLPQRGAASPGKLMLRDFSKVIGNGAFVSLLFLSTLVFIPYAMNSAFLSIFIERLGGSEVSVGAALFSSAILEVPVFLLLDRYMPQTIKAMLLLIALATFLFALRWLLMSMAASPAMVIAIQFSHSVTFGVYFYAATLLCEQLVPKSYRATGQSLYALATGGISGLIAGYVGGLLFQYSGPRFMYLVGSFMALVGLTGYILLWLVLRKKIHSDSFSSYSS, encoded by the coding sequence ATGAAAAAATTCGGTCCGATCAACCAAATTAAAATATTCACCTTTACCTATTATGGGTCGATTTTGCTGTTAAACGGCTTTTTGCCGTTGTATTTGCAATTTCGCGGTTTTGACATGGCGCAAATCGGCATCCTGATGTCAATCGGCCCGTTTATATCGGTCATCGCGAACCCGTTCTGGGGATTTGTCAGCGACCGGTATCAGAACACGCGCAGTTTGATCATGTTCATGATGGCGGCGGATTTGGCGATCATGACGGCGGTCATGTTCTCCAACGGATTTATGATGGCAGCGGCCATTCTGGTCGTTTTTTATTTTTTTCAGACGGCGCTCTCCCCGTTAAATACGAGTCTGATTTTGCAGGTGATTGACGGAACCGGCGTGAAATTCGGCAATATCCGGTTGTGGGGATCGCTCGGTTACGCCGTGCTGGCGATCACTTCCGGGCCGATTATGCAGTATGTCGGAATCGGCAATTTCGGCTGGGTGTTTATCGTATTTATGTTTGTTGCTATACTGCTTTCTACCGGGCTTCCCCAACGCGGCGCGGCATCCCCGGGGAAATTGATGCTGCGGGATTTTTCCAAAGTGATCGGCAACGGGGCGTTTGTTTCCCTGCTTTTCTTAAGCACGCTGGTCTTTATTCCGTACGCGATGAACAGCGCGTTTTTGTCAATCTTTATAGAGCGGCTGGGCGGCTCTGAGGTGAGTGTCGGCGCCGCTCTGTTCAGCTCCGCGATACTGGAAGTGCCGGTATTTTTGCTGCTTGACCGGTATATGCCGCAAACCATCAAAGCAATGCTTCTGCTGATCGCTTTGGCGACCTTTTTATTTGCGCTGCGATGGCTGCTCATGAGCATGGCCGCAAGCCCGGCCATGGTAATCGCCATTCAGTTTTCTCACAGCGTCACGTTCGGGGTTTACTTTTACGCCGCCACATTGCTGTGCGAGCAGTTGGTGCCGAAATCGTACCGGGCGACAGGACAGTCGTTATACGCACTTGCCACCGGGGGAATTTCCGGCCTGATCGCCGGATATGTGGGCGGGCTGCTGTTTCAATACAGCGGTCCCCGGTTCATGTACCTGGTCGGGTCGTTCATGGCATTGGTCGGCTTGACCGGTTATATTTTGCTGTGGCTTGTCTTGCGGAAAAAAATTCACAGCGACTCCTTTTCGTCGTATTCTTCTTGA
- a CDS encoding NAD(P)H-hydrate dehydratase, with translation MYLVTAEEMRRLDRHTIDRIGIPGHTLMELAGKAVADHIADRYATGRWLILAGKGNNGGDGLVAARHLLERGFHADVLFAADPGALTGDIAEQIRIAAHFPLGMSTFAAGQTDWRSYNGVVDALLGTGSKGAPRKQYAAMIEEANASGLPIVAVDIPSGLDADTGQTFTPCISARHTVTFAFMKRGLAVYPGKAAAGEVIVAPIGIPAHLAEEHGISVFLATETILKERLAIRPDWPRLPDTHKGTYGHVLIAAGSGTMSGAGQLCAKAALRAGSGLVTWLTPQRVADRAAGSIPEVMTVPLPDNGLGQWSYDSLETILALVPRKNALVVGPGLGRFAQDVDWLKRIWEETGIPLVLDADALNILADAKQFTEWPKRSAPVILTPHPGEMARLTGKTTAEVQQDRIECAKKYAREHGITIVLKGARTVTTAPDGSVYVNTTGNPGMATAGAGDVLSGVIGSLLAQGYSATQAAVAGVYLHGAAGDRALATRAFSYSLIAGDIVENL, from the coding sequence ATGTATCTGGTTACGGCCGAAGAAATGCGCCGGCTTGACCGGCACACCATCGACAGGATCGGCATACCCGGCCATACGCTGATGGAACTTGCCGGAAAAGCCGTTGCCGATCACATTGCCGACCGTTACGCGACAGGGAGATGGCTGATTCTCGCGGGCAAAGGCAATAACGGCGGTGACGGTCTGGTTGCGGCGCGCCATTTGCTGGAACGCGGCTTTCATGCCGACGTCCTGTTTGCCGCAGACCCCGGCGCATTAACCGGCGACATCGCCGAACAAATCCGGATTGCGGCGCATTTTCCGCTGGGCATGTCGACATTTGCCGCGGGCCAAACCGATTGGCGCAGCTATAATGGCGTGGTTGACGCGCTGCTGGGCACCGGCAGCAAAGGAGCGCCGCGCAAGCAATACGCGGCGATGATCGAAGAGGCGAACGCCAGCGGGTTGCCGATCGTCGCGGTCGATATTCCAAGCGGTCTGGATGCGGATACGGGGCAAACTTTCACTCCATGCATTTCAGCCCGGCACACCGTAACGTTTGCCTTTATGAAAAGAGGCCTGGCGGTTTATCCGGGCAAGGCGGCCGCGGGTGAAGTGATCGTGGCGCCGATCGGAATCCCCGCACATTTGGCGGAGGAGCACGGTATTTCCGTATTTTTGGCGACCGAAACCATTCTTAAAGAGCGGCTGGCAATCCGCCCGGATTGGCCGAGGCTGCCGGACACGCATAAAGGGACATACGGGCATGTGCTGATCGCCGCCGGTTCCGGCACGATGAGCGGAGCCGGGCAATTGTGCGCAAAAGCCGCCTTGCGGGCGGGCAGCGGGCTGGTTACCTGGCTCACCCCGCAGCGGGTTGCCGACCGCGCCGCCGGAAGCATACCCGAAGTGATGACGGTCCCTCTCCCCGATAACGGCTTGGGGCAATGGTCTTACGACTCGCTGGAAACGATTTTGGCGTTAGTCCCGCGGAAAAACGCGCTCGTCGTCGGCCCCGGACTCGGACGGTTTGCGCAAGATGTCGACTGGCTAAAGCGGATTTGGGAAGAAACCGGCATTCCGCTCGTGCTTGATGCCGACGCGCTCAACATATTGGCGGACGCAAAACAATTTACGGAATGGCCGAAGCGAAGCGCGCCCGTTATTCTCACGCCGCATCCCGGGGAAATGGCCAGACTGACCGGAAAAACAACTGCCGAAGTGCAGCAAGACAGAATCGAATGCGCGAAAAAATACGCCCGGGAACACGGCATAACGATCGTGCTGAAAGGAGCCCGTACCGTCACCACCGCTCCGGACGGCTCGGTGTATGTCAACACGACCGGCAATCCCGGCATGGCCACCGCCGGCGCCGGGGATGTGCTCTCCGGAGTGATCGGCTCACTGCTTGCGCAAGGCTATTCAGCCACGCAAGCGGCGGTTGCCGGTGTCTATCTGCACGGTGCGGCGGGCGATCGGGCTTTGGCGACGCGGGCGTTTTCCTACTCCCTGATTGCCGGCGATATTGTGGAAAATCTGTGA
- a CDS encoding universal stress protein: MKLSNILVAYDGSVLSEKALRHAADYAKDFPECKLEVVHVLKFPNVVLGQAYMTTTPGMKEAIYEEAEAVVKRAEKILQSLDVSHRVTMLEGNPAAEIVQYAKRAGSQLIVIGSRGLSGLKKLMLGSVSHHVVQLSDIPVLVVK, translated from the coding sequence GTGAAACTGTCCAACATTCTTGTCGCCTATGACGGCTCGGTTTTGAGCGAAAAGGCGCTGCGCCATGCAGCGGATTACGCCAAAGACTTTCCCGAATGCAAGCTGGAGGTTGTGCATGTTTTAAAATTTCCCAACGTGGTGTTAGGCCAAGCGTATATGACCACAACGCCCGGCATGAAGGAAGCGATCTATGAAGAAGCGGAAGCGGTCGTGAAAAGAGCGGAAAAAATTTTGCAATCGCTGGACGTTTCCCATCGCGTCACAATGCTGGAGGGAAATCCCGCCGCCGAGATCGTCCAATATGCCAAACGGGCCGGCAGCCAACTGATTGTAATCGGCAGCCGCGGGTTAAGCGGTTTGAAAAAGCTGATGCTGGGCAGCGTCAGCCATCATGTGGTGCAATTGTCCGACATCCCGGTATTGGTGGTAAAATAA
- a CDS encoding CGCGG family rSAM-modified RiPP protein — translation MTVWKTNDWSVNLEDEDYANEPERLLDEAVAAVAQTAPGYFVNLVTPGGCGDPRDWLIAELEQRLKGQSIHFAEIRFIDECGCGGFVTRVYR, via the coding sequence ATGACAGTATGGAAGACAAATGACTGGTCGGTAAACCTGGAAGACGAAGACTATGCGAATGAACCGGAGCGGCTGCTCGATGAGGCGGTTGCGGCAGTCGCCCAGACGGCGCCCGGATATTTTGTGAACCTCGTCACTCCCGGCGGATGCGGCGATCCGCGGGATTGGCTGATCGCCGAGTTGGAGCAAAGGCTTAAAGGCCAATCCATCCATTTCGCGGAAATCCGCTTTATCGATGAATGCGGCTGCGGCGGTTTTGTCACAAGGGTTTACCGGTAA
- the ytvI gene encoding sporulation integral membrane protein YtvI: MISFYKKYWRTAFDIGLLALTVYLTMLVFSYIYKIAAPILLAFVIYAIIEPFARFLHKHKFKKSIASAVSMLLFIILILGAITAAGTIFVRQISDLTEKVPHYIETLDSEITRQADYLQRKINALPPDITEKAKDYGGTIAGNAANLAKDALKGLVSALTSFSTFIINFTIAIVLAYFLSVEIENWKKRARAKTPRTFKLAFHFLRENVLLGLGGYVKAQLKLISITFALVFAGLLLLRVNNAFAISLFAAFFDILPLLGVSTLFIPWIIYLFITGDLQLAIWLCVLLAVVLGTRQILEPKITGDTLGVSAFTMLSFMVISLSIFGVAGLILSPVLIILLKALYEQGYLQRWIRLPQEEYDEKESL; this comes from the coding sequence TATTTGACGATGCTCGTTTTTAGCTACATTTACAAAATTGCCGCGCCGATTTTGCTGGCATTTGTCATTTACGCCATCATCGAGCCGTTCGCGCGTTTTTTGCATAAGCACAAATTCAAAAAATCGATCGCCTCCGCCGTGTCCATGCTGTTGTTCATCATCCTTATACTGGGAGCCATCACCGCCGCCGGCACGATTTTCGTCAGGCAAATTTCCGATCTGACGGAAAAAGTTCCCCACTACATAGAAACGCTGGACAGCGAAATCACGCGGCAAGCCGACTATTTGCAGCGCAAAATCAACGCCCTGCCGCCCGACATTACCGAAAAAGCAAAAGACTACGGCGGCACAATTGCCGGCAATGCGGCAAATCTCGCCAAAGACGCGCTAAAAGGGCTTGTTTCCGCGTTGACGTCATTTTCCACGTTTATCATCAATTTTACGATCGCGATCGTGCTGGCCTATTTCTTGAGCGTGGAAATCGAGAATTGGAAAAAGCGCGCGCGTGCCAAAACTCCGCGGACGTTTAAGCTGGCTTTTCACTTTTTGCGGGAAAACGTGCTGTTGGGATTAGGCGGCTATGTAAAAGCGCAGTTGAAATTGATCAGCATTACGTTTGCCTTGGTGTTCGCGGGGCTGTTGCTGCTTAGGGTGAATAACGCGTTCGCCATCTCGCTGTTTGCGGCGTTTTTCGATATTTTGCCGTTGCTCGGCGTATCCACGCTGTTCATTCCGTGGATCATCTACCTGTTTATTACGGGCGACCTGCAGCTTGCCATCTGGCTGTGTGTGCTGCTTGCCGTCGTTTTGGGCACGCGACAAATTCTGGAGCCGAAAATTACCGGCGATACGCTCGGCGTGTCGGCATTTACCATGCTGTCGTTTATGGTCATTTCCTTATCCATTTTCGGAGTTGCGGGACTGATTTTAAGCCCGGTGCTCATTATTTTGCTCAAGGCGCTGTACGAGCAGGGGTATTTGCAACGGTGGATCAGACTTCCTCAAGAAGAATACGACGAAAAGGAGTCGCTGTGA